From the Helicobacter mustelae genome, the window TGATGAGATCTTGCGTGGCTTTTTTGGTCACCACATTTCCTACGATGACATCCACATCAAAGGATTTTTTGATGTCTTCTAGTGTCTTGATGACATTTTTGGAATGTCCATGCGCACTATCTAGCACCAACACATCCACCCCTGCTTTCACCAGGCCCTCTGCGCGATCTAGCTGACCCACGCCAATGGCTGCCCCCACGCGCAATCTGCCCAATGCATCCTTATTGGCATTGGGATAGGCGATGCGCTTTTGGATGTCTTTGATGGTGATAAGCCCTCTGAGTTTTTGATTTTGATCCACTATGGGGAGTTTTTCAATGCGATTTTTGTGCATAATTTCGCGTGCTTGATCGAGATCTATCCCCACAGGAGCGGTAATAAGAGGTGCCTTGGTCATGATTTCTCCCACTTTTTTGTCCAGATCCATTTCAAAGCGCATATCTCGATTGGTGAGAATCCCAATCAAAATCCCCTGGCTATCCACCACTGGGACGCCAGAGATCTTGTAATTATCTGTGATCTTTTTGGCATCTGCTAACGTTTTATCTGCATGGATGAAGATGGGATCTACAATAATGCCGCTTTCTGATTTTTTAACCTTGCGGATTTCCTTTACTTGAGATTCCACATCCATATTTTTGTGGATAATCCCAATCCCCCCAAGCCTTGCCATGGCGATGGCGGTTTTGTATTCAGTGACTGTGTCCATGGCTGCGGAAATAAAGGGAATGTTTAGCGGAATGTTTTTAGTGAGCTTGGAATTGAGGCTGACCTCTTTGGGCAAGACCTCAGAATAAGCTGGAAGCAGCAAGATATCCTCAAAGGTCAGGGCTTTTTGTAAAATTTTCATAGAACCTCCTAGAATTTCAAATTGAGAGTTTGCTCTGTCCCATAAGCAATATCAAAGAGACTTTGCTCATCAAATGCTTTGGCAATGAATTGCATTCCTATGGGGAGATTCTCTGCATCCTTGGCGATGGGAAGAGAGAGGGCGGGTAATCCTGCAAGATTCACCCCAATAGTATAAATGTCGCTAAGATACATTTCTAATGGGTTTTTGGAGCTGCCAAATTTGGGAGCAACAAAGGGGGTGATGGGCAAAAAGATTACATCACAATCCCTTAGGATTTCGTTGTATTGGCGCTTAATGAGCTCTCTAACTTTTTGGGCTTTGAGGTAATAGGCATCATAATATCCGCTGCTTAGCACAAAGCTTCCTAGTAAGATTCGATTTTTTACCTCATCTCCAAATCCCTGTGTGCGTGTTTGGATATAGAGATCTTTGAGATTTAGGGGATTGCTTGCGCGATTACCATAGCGCACGCCATCAAACCTTGCAAGATTGGAACTGGCTTCAGCAGTGCAGATAATGTAGTATGTCGAGATATGATAATCTGTCTGCAGCATTGTTTTTTCTATGATGGTATGACCCATTTTTTGCAGCATTGCAATTGTGTCATCATAGGCCCTTTTGATGGGATTACTTGCTTTTTCTACAAGATCCCTCAAAATCGCGATACGCATCTTTCTTTTGGGATCCAGTCTAGGAAAACAGGGTTTTTGCTCCGCGGGATGGCTTGTAGAATCTTTGGGATCATGTCCCTTGATGGCATCAAAGAGGATGGCGCAATCCTCCACATTCTGTGTGATGGGTCCTATTTGGTCTAGGCTAGAGCTATAGGCGATGAGTCCATAGCGGCTCACGCTGCCATATGTGGGCTTTAATCCCACACAGCCACAATATGCCGCGGGTTGGCGGATGGATCCTCCCGTATCACTACCAAGCGCTGCAATAGCAATCCCTCCAGCCACTGCTGCAGCACTCCCTCCAGAACTCCCTCCAGGCACTCTAGTGATATCACGAGGATTTTTTGTGATGCCATAGCTACTACTCTCTGTCGTGCTTCCCATAGCAAATTCATCCATATTCGCACGTCCAAAAGCACAGAAATTCTGAGCATGCAGCCTCTCAATCACGCTTGCATGATAGGGTGCGATATAGTTTTTTAGAATTTTGCTAGCACAGGTGATTTCCCAACCCTTGACATTGATGTTGTCCTTGATAAGGATGGGGATGCCATTGGGGGTGCTAGAGTGGATTTCTCCGACATAAGCATTGAGCTGGCTCTCTTTGGCCAATTGCAAAATCTCTTCTTTGAGTTCTTGGAGTTTTTGTGGTTGGAGTTTGAGGGAATCTTTTAGGGTAATCATATTTGTTTCCTTATTTGTGCAGATGATGCGTGAATTTTTGTTCCAAAAATGTTAAAAATTTTTGAATTATAGGACTTTTATGCTTATAAGTTTCTAATAAAGCAAATTTCTCATTAGAGCACAAAGCCCATGCTTTTTTCTCTATCAAAGCTAGAGCGCAATTCTTTTTGAATTTCTAGGATGAAGTCTTGGATTTCAAATAGGGGCTCTTTTTTGAGCGCGACGCCATAGGCAGTGTTTTTGACCACAAGGGCAATCTGTCCACCACTTAGATCATATTTTGCCAGGATCTTTGCTAGAGAGTCGGTGCTATGGGATAGGAATTTGGCGTTTTTGGGGAGATATTTCTGCCACAATAAAATGCGCTCATTTTCTGAGGGGAGTTTGAATTCTATTTTGTGATTAAATCGCCGTGAAAAGGCGTTGTCAATGGTCTCCAAAAGATTGGTGGTAGCAATCAAGATCCCTTCAAATTTCTCAATTTGTTCCAAAAAAATATTTTGCATTTGATTGTGCATTTTTTCTGCGCCACTGCGACTGCTGATGCGCACGCTCAAGAATTGATCAGCTTCATCCAAAAGCAAAATGGGAGGATTTTTGGATTCTTTGGCAATCTCTTTGTAATTATCAAAGATCTTGCGCACATTCTTTTCTGATTCTCCCACATACATGGAGAGGACCTTGCTGCAATCTAGGATCAATACCTGTTTTTTTAGATTTTTAGCCATGCCAAGGGCGGTGAGTGTCTTGCCAGTGCCTGAGGGTCCATAAAAAATTATCTTGCATTCTAGAATCTGTTTGTCTTTGATGCCCCAGTGCTTAAGGAGTTTAGCGACCTTTGGGCTTTGTTGCTCTAGGATGGTGCTTAGGGTTTGTCTGGTGGCCTGTGGCATCACAATCTCTTCTAGCGGCATTTTTGGCTCTAGGATTTCAAAAAATTGCTGCTCTTTTATGAGATTTTGCAGGGAGATTTTTTGGGGTTTTTTAAGGAGTTTGGGGCGAAGGATTTTTTGCAAAATATCCTCATGTAGATAGAAGGTCTTAGAGATCCCGCCAAAGGAATTATACATCTCCTCATAATCAAAGATCTTGCGCTCAATGAGAGTACTTTTTTCATCAAAAAGCATGCGATTTTTGATGCGCTCATATTCATCATGGCTAATAAGATCAATCAAAGTATTCATATCCCCTAGATTCTCACTCCCGCTAAAATACTCTTCTTTAAGCAGAGCAAAGAATAAAATCTCCTCTTTTGCATTGAGCTTATTTTCTTGGATGATTTGATGTGCTGGGATGGGGGTTTTGGTGAGCTTTAGACGTGCGAGAATTTTTTCTTCGATGGCTTTGAGATGATATTTCGTCCCAGAGGTGGGGAGGGTGTGTAGACGCTTGTGACTTAGTTTTTGCAGCAATGAGATCCTGCAAAACTGATCTTTGAGATATTCGAAATGATCTTCATAGGGGGTGATTTCTGGTATTTCTGCTTCATTTTTGCTTTCTTCTAGTAGCTTGAAAAACGCTGGGGTGAGCGCAACCTCTGCATGCAGGATTTCTAGTAATGTGGGGAAACTTGAGGATTTGAATTCCTCTTCACTAATCCAGCCAAGCTCTAGGAGGTTTTTTACCTTTGACAGATAGGGCAAAAAATCTTCATATTTTGTGATCTCAAAGACATCTTTAAGCAAGCAAGAGACTTCAAAATCCTTATCATTGCTGAAATATTTCTGCAGCATAAAATGCAGGATTTTGGCCTCTTCTTCATCGCATTCAAGAAGCCTAAAGACCTTGGTTTGGTTCAAATTTTTGCTATGGAGGAATTCTAAGAGATTTTGCATTCTTTTTCTCTCTCATCTTCTGTGGGGGATTTTTTGCTTCTTGGAGTGATGATGATGGGCGTGCCTTCAAATTCAAAGCAATGGCGCAAATAATTAACCAAATAGCGCTTATAGCTAAAATGCAGGCTTTTTGGGCGATTCATTACTAGGGAGATTTGAGGTGGACAGGTATCATACTGCGTGGCATAATAGATGCGAATGATTTTACCATGATCGCTGGGTAGGGGATGTTTTTTGGTGGCCTCTAGGATGGTGCTATTGAGTTGACTTGTGGGGATGCGGAAGCTGAAATTTTGATAGACCTGCAAGATTTTTTCTTTGAGCTCTTTTATATGGCGTTTATTCAGCGCACTTACTGTGATGATGGGCGCATATTCTAAAAAGCGAAATTTTCTTCTTAGCTCTTCTATGATGCTTTTGTATTCAGCGATGCGAATATCCCATTTATTAAGCACGATGATGATGCCCAGAGTATATTTGTCCACAAGGGAGCTGATTTTTTCATCAAGATCTACAAATGCTGTGCTCACATCTAGCACAAGCAGGGCAATATCGCTTTTTTCTAGCATTTTACCTGTGCGATCTAGGGCAAATTTCTCAAGCCCCCTGATCTTACCCCTACGGCGCAACCCTGCAGTGTCTACAAATTCTAATTGATAATCCTTGTAGATGATGCCCTCATCCACGGGATCTAGAGTCGTGCCCTCGATTGGACTTACCACGCTGCGATCCTTGCCTACTAAGGCATTGAGCAAGGAGCTCTTCCCCACATTGACTCGCCCAATGATTCCAATCTTAATCTTTGGCAAAGAGGGCGTGTCTTTGGGTTCTTGGGGATGTGGGGCTGTGTTTTCTAGAAATTCTTCGATGCTTTCTTGCTCTTGGCTTTGAGGTGCTTTTAAATCTAGTACATAGATGATAGAAGAGATGAGATGAGAGATTCCACGATTGTGGCTTATGGAGATGAAAAAGCTATTTTTTGCCCCAAAATTATCAAAATCATAGGCGCACTGCTTTTCTTTGTCGTTGTCAATCTTATTGATGATTAAAAAGCATTTTTTTTGGATTTTCTCCAAGGCATAAAAGAGCCTTTTGTCTTCATCATCAGGTGGGAGTTTTCCATCCACCACATACAGGATCAAATCCGCCATTTCAGCGGCTTGAAATGCAAATTTTTTGATGGAGGAAAAATATTGATTGTTCTTGTCGATTCCTCCGGTATCTAGGATCTGGAGTGGATGCCCTTCTAGCTGAATGGTTTTTTTGTTTACATCGCATGTGGTCCCTGAAACATCAGAGGTTATAGCTATTCTTTCTCTTGCCAAACGATTAAAAAGCGAGCTTTTTCCCACATTAGGCTTGCCCAAAATTGCTATTTTTTTCATAATTTTTCATTGCTCTTTAATAGATTTTCTTTTATAATTAGCCGATATGAAATCATAACATAAAAAAGTTTTGGGAGTTAGGAGTGAGAGTAAGAAAGTTTTTTGCTTGTTATACATGTTTGTTGGCTTTGGTCTATGGCGCACCCGAGACTCTGGATAAGGAAGCGCCAAAGGAGGTGGAGCATGTGGAAAATACAATCCTGTCTGCACAAAATCCTGCCACCAAAGACAATAAGGTTCAAAATCCTAGTCAGCCCCAAGATCCACAAAATTCCCAACCTACTTCAGATGGCCAAAATTCTCCCCAAAATTCCCAGCAAGATTACAACCCTCAGAATGCCCAGCAATTCCAGCAAAATGGCCAAAATCCACAAAATCCCAACCAGCCTCAAAATCCCGCTTACGATGGACAAAATAACCAAAATCCTAGTCAGCCCCAAGATCCACAAGATCCCCAGGATCCTCGTATGCAAAGATTGCCCACTACTGAGGATTTCTTGCGCGCCCATCAAGAAGAGGAAGCAAGAAGAGCCAGGGAAAATAGCCAAAATTCTCCCCAAGATTACAACCCTCAGAATGCCCAGCAATTCCAGCAAAATGGCCAAAATCCACAAAATCCCAACCAACCTCAAAATCCCGCTCAGTTCCATCCAGAAAATCCCAACTACCCAGAAGATCCAAATTATCAACCCCAAGACCCCAACTACCATCCTCAAAATCCCGCCTATGATGGGCAAAATTACCAAAATGATGACCAATTTCAAAATAATCCACAAAACCCCAACCAGCCCCAAGATCCCGCTCAGCTCCAACAAAATGCCCAACCTCAAAATAAAGAGCAGCCTCAGCCCAAAGAAGAGGAGCCTGCATTTGATCCCAAGGATTTAGAAGCTGTGCCAGAGGCTCAGGGCCAGGATATCCAAAGCCAGGAGGAATTGATTGCCAAAAAGACCAAGCAGGTTGAAGGAATGCATCGCGATTCAGGATTCAACTTATCTCAAGTACCAGATGCCAAGGGTGGGCAGACGGACTTCCGTCCCATCAATGGCTCTGCATTGCAGAGAGATAGTGAGCAGCCCATCATCGATAAAGAAAATGAGCTAAGAGGCATCCTACCTCCCAAAAAACAAGAACAGCCCCAAGATCCAAACCAACCCAAAGACCCCAACCAACCCAAAGAAGAGGAGCATGAGGCCAAGGATAAGGCAGAGGGTCAGGATCCAAAGAATCAAAAAGAATCAGAACAAAAAGAAAACAAAGAAGAGCAAGGCAGTGCAGACAAAAAGGATCAAAATCCACCGCCATCCATGGATCTCCAGACCCTCCTAGAAGAAAAACCCGCCAAAAAGGTGGTTTTCTCTCAAGAAGAGGTGTATGCATTAGATAATTCAGATTTTGCCCTGGTGCAGCGCAAGGGAAGCTACATCCTCAAGATCCTCTCTGCAGAATTGGAAAATTTTGTTTATGGGCAGGGCTATGATACCCCCGACCAGGTACAAACCTTTAGTGTCAATAATAATTACACACAGATTTTCAACAAAAATGGCAAGATCAAAGAATATCGCTTCTACCAAAAAAAGGACAAGCAGCGCCCCTTTATCAATCAGGTAAAATATCCGCTAGAAAAAATGGATCTAGATCTCTATAAAATCATCATCAAAAATCCCCCATCATCCTTTGACCCTACGGGCTGCAGGGTGACACGCACTAAAGAATTGAGAGCCAATCTCATCACCAATCAAGAGGTGATTATGAATTTGAATATCAAAAGAGAGCTGCGCAATGTGCCAAACTACAAATTATTTCTGCAGTGCCCTAGATAATGGATGGGTGCAAATTTTGCATGCCTTCTTGCTGCTAGGATTTCTAAAATAAAAGCACAAGATGTGCCAAAAGCATCAAATAAAAAAGAGTGAGGGAGTCATCCTATTTTTGCAAGAATTCGGAGTATTTGAAGGAAGAAGGCCCTGCTGTTTTGGTGGGATTCCCTGGGCTGCTTTATAGAAGTGGCAAGGAGCATGTCTCTATTTATCTCTATGGGTGTGAGCTTAGGTATGCAGAGGGGGAGGAGCAGTGATGAATAGCAGGGTGCTAGAGGGCATGGAGCTGGATTTTCTTAGGAGCTTAGATCTGACTAATTTTTTTGAGTTGATAGGATTTTTTGCTTGAGATTTTGACCTTATGAAGGAGGCTCACTCCGCAGGGATGGAGTTTGACAAAAATTTATCAAAAACACCATCCAAAAAATGCTACATATTGCAAACCAAGCTCTCCTGTCTCTATTAGAATTCCCAAAAATAAAAATGCTAAAAACTCACAAAATCCTACAAAGAAAGCCTCTTGTCAAATGCCAGGAATTTCATCCAAAATGAAAGGCGCGCATTTTTGCACTTCTGGAGCGAGGATTTCTCTTTATTTCTTCTTGGCTTGGGATGATGGGCTTTTTGGTGAGAAGCACTCCTTTTTGGTGGTGGTTGCCGCAGGTGCATTTTAGCGCCTCAAGTGGGCAGATACAGCTCTTTGTATAAGATTTTAGGGCCTGTTTGAGGATGCGATCTTCTAGGGAGTGGAAGGTGATGACACAGAGCCTGGCATCTTTTAGCTTTTGTGCGTGCAAAAGAAGCCTTTCTAGCTCCTCTAATTCACCATTGACCTCGATGCGTAGGGCCTGATAGACTAGGGGTAGGATTTTTGGATTGCGAAAATGTGCCTTCAAAAATGCATTGAATGTTTTTGGATCTCCAAAGTCTGTGCGTGTGCGCTCTTGAGAGAGGAGTTGAGCGAGTTTTTTACTTTCTCTAAGCTCTCCATATTCACGAAAAACACGCTCCAATGCAAAGGCAGAATAATGATTAAGGATTGTTTTTGCACTGATATGCGCATCATTATCCATGCGCATATCCAGCACTTCACTCTCAAAGCCAAAGCCTTTTTTGGGAGTATCAAGCTGATAGGAACTCACACCAATATCTGCTAGGACTCCTTTGATTTCCCTGCCATATTGCGCGATGAGTGGCTCTATTTGCTCTCCAAATCCACTAGCAACACAGCAAAAACGCTCCTTAAAGGGAGATAGGAGTTTTGTGGCATAGGCTCTGGCGTCTTTGTCCTTGTCAATGCCAATGATGCGGATGCTTTGGTTTTGCTCAAGCAAGGCTTTGGAATGTCCGCCAAATCCAAGCGTACAATCAATGATAATTCCCTCTTTTATGTCTTTGAAAATGTCTAAAACCTCATGGAGCAAAACAGGAATATGTGGGGAGGTGTGCAAAATCTGCCTTGTAAGGAGAGAATTTGGTATAGCGATAAGCCGAGTTCTGTCATTGAGTGATTATTTATCTAGGCGCGGTTTTACAACGACGCTCAAGCAAAGAGTTTTGAAGAATGAGACACTAACCATACTCTTTTTGCTACGGATTGGGTTTACACGGACGGAGAGAATTGCTTCAATCCCGGTGGGCTCTTACCCCACCTTTTCACCCTTACTATAAAAAATAGCGGTTCTTTTCTGTTGCACTTTCCCTTAGCTTACGCTAGCCATTTGTTAAATGGAATCCTGTCTCTGTAGCTCGGACTTTCCTCTCAGAATCTGAGCAATCACCTGCTATACCAGGAGCGCCATTATAGCAAAATATAGTGCTTTGTGTTATAATCTTTTTTTGAAATTTCACAAGGGAAAAAATGGCATGGAGCAGAGTCACACACAAGAATCCATCGCGGTTCTAGAGAACAATGACATCATCAAAAAAATCTTTGCAATCGAAAAAAAAGTGCGCGCAATTATTGTGGAGAGTTTGCGGCAGTTTGACATTGGATTTGAGCAGGCCAAACTGCTCATGATCCTAGAGGCTCACGAGCAAAAAAGCAAAGAGGCTATTCATGCAAAGAGGATTGCTGAGATTCTCTGCAAAGACAAGACCACAATCTCGCGCGCGATTCAGGTTTTGGAGGGCAAGGGCTTAATCCTTTGTCAAAAAGGCAGTGGTGATAAAAGAGCCATTGAAATCTCGCTTACAAAGGAGGGGAAGAGATTGGTTGGCATCGTTTATAATGTCAAAATTCATCACATCCAAAAATTTCATCAACATTTCACCCAAGAAGAAAAAGAAAATCTCACAAGGCTGCTTTCTCATTTGCTGGAAATCTTGGAATGAAGCTTGTATATTTTTTCTTTTTCCTCTCTTGTGTTTTGTTCACAAAGCCCATTGCCATCAATACCCAGCCCATCAAACTGGGTACACTGGAGCAAAAAGAAAATTTCATAGGAAGCGTGCTTTTCAAAGAAGTGGCAAACATCGCCTCCCAATCTAGTGGCGCGGTGGAGGAGGTGTACTTTGAGCTTGGCCAACGGGTCAAAAAGGGAGAGAGATTAATCCGCCTCAATGATGATTTTTTGCAAAAAGACATCATCATCAAACAAGCAAAACTAACGCAAGCCCAATATATCTTGGAAAACAAAAAAAAAGAGTTAGAACGCTATGAAAATCTCCTAAAAACCAAATCTGTCGCCCTGCAGCAATACGAAAATATTCAATACGAAGTAAAGATGCAAGAGTCTAACATCCTAGCCTTGCAAACCGAGCTTGAGATCTCAAAACTCGATCTTGCCCAAAAGATCATCTATGCTCCCTTTGATGGAGTCATCGTAGATCAAAAAATCCATCAAAGCGAATGGATCCGCGCAGGGGAGACCATCTGCCAGATTCTTAACACCAAGGATGCGGAAGTCGTGACAGATGTCCCAAGCTTCATGGTGGAGTTTCTAAAGCTTGGCCAAAGGGTACAGGTCAAAATCCGTCAAAAAATTTATCTAGGCAAAGTGAGTGCCATCATCCCTAGAGCCGATAGAAATTCCAGAAATTTCCCTGTCTATATCAGCATCAAAACAGATGACACACTGCTTGAAGGAATGTCTGCTTTGATTTCTCTAAATGTCAATCAAAAAAATACAGGCTTTTTAATCCCGCGCGATAGCATTGTGCAACGCGATGGGAGGCCTGGCATCTTTGTGGTTCGGGATGCTCATGCAGTGCTTGTGCCAGTGGAGGTTTTATCGCGCAATCGCGATGAGGTATTGGTAAAAGGAGCACTCAAAAAAGGCGAGAGGGTGGTGTCTCGCGGGCAGGATGTGTTGCAAAATGGCAGTGAGGTCAGGGAAGATTAGTGAATTCCTGGATTAAGTTCTGCCTGAAAAATCCCGTGGGGGTTTTTGTTTGCGCGATTTTTTTGCTGCTATTTGGATATATCGCACTCTCAAAAATCCCCTACCAGCTGCTGCCCCAAGTCACCCACCCCGTGGTAAGTGTATACACCATCTGGAAGGGTGCTACTCCCTATGAAATAGAAAAAGAAATTACCCAGCGCCAAGAAAAAACCCTCAAAAACACCCCCAATTTGCTTGCCATGACCTCCACATCCAAAGAGGGGATGGCAATCATTAATTTGGAATTTGCCATTTCCACGGATATGAAAACCGCACTCTTAAATATCAGCTCTAGGCTTGATGAGGTGCGCGGCTATCCTGCGGATGTAGAAAAACCCATCATCAAACCAACAGGGGAAAACATCCCCATTTCTGTGTATTTGTTTGCAAAAAGTATCAATCCCCATTTGGACATCAATACTGCCAAAAATTTTATCAATGATGAGATTCTCAAATATTATGAACGCATTGAGGGGGTAGGGGAGGTGTATGTGAGTGGAGGGAGGAAAAAACAGATTTTTATCACACTAGATACTCAGAAGCTGGCATTTTTTCACATTACTATGGATGAGGTCATTGCAAGTATCAAAAAACAAAATGTCAATATTTCTGCAGGAAGCATGGATTTTTTCCAAAGGAGCTATCGCATCTCTACCAATGGAGAATACACGAGCCTAGATGCTATCAGAAATACTGTGGTAAAAACCATCGATCATAAAAATATTTTGCTTAGAGATCTTGCAAGCGTCTCTGAAGGATATGAAAAGCTCACAAGCTATAATGTTCATAATGGCAGCAATGTCATCTCCCTCCAGATCCGCCCCACTGCAAGCGCAAATATCCTCGATCTCACCAATAGAGTAGAAAAGCTCACCCACCGCCTCAATGAGGATTTTTTAAAAAAGCGGGGCATCGTGATGGAGTGGGGGAGGGATCAACGCCAATATATCAAGTCCTCCATCTCCCTTATGCGAGAGAATATTTTTGTGGGGATTTTGCTAGCAATTGGCGTGCTATTTTTGTTTTTGCGCAATCTCATGTCTTTAGTTGTGATTAGCCTAGTCATTCCTTTAAGCATCATGGGATCTTTGATCTTTTTGCAGGCTTGGGGTCGCACGTTCAATGTGATTTCGCTGGCTGGAATTTCCTTTGCAGTAAGCATGATTATTGATAGCGCAATTGTAGTACTAGAAAATATTTTGCGCCAAGCCAAAATCCAAAAAAATTTTTTTCTCGCCTGTGTGGTGGGGACTAGGGAGGTGGGGGGAGCGTTGTTTGCCTCCAGTGTGACTACCATTGCGATTTTTGTGCCCATTATTTTTGTCAAAGATGATGCAGGCAGGCTCTTTGTTGACATTGCACTTGCCTCTTCTAGCATCATTTTGCTTTCTTTATTGGTGTGCTTTTTTATGATTCCTACATTTTTGTATGTGCTGCTAAAGCGCAGTGACTTTGGGAGGAAAAAGGGCAAAGTGGATGCATTCTTAGTGCATTTGGGACGTGTGCTTAGCTTTTGGATTATGCAAAGCGTGCGATTTTGTGTGCGGAACAAAAAGAGGCAAATCATTACCGTGGTAGGCTTTGTGGGGATCTGTGGCATCTTTAGCTATGCAGCCTTTCCAAAGACAGATTATCTTCCCAGGGGGAATCAAAATTTTATCTTTGCAAATCTCTCCATCCCCCCAGGTCTCTCATTAAAAGAAAAAAAACGCATCCTAGATGCATTGCAAGCAGATTTTTATCCCTTTTTGCTAGAGAATCACAACTCCCATGCCAAGATCCCAGCAATCAAGGACTTTTTTATTAGCACAGGAGAGAGGGTTTCTTTTTATCTAGTGAGCGCGGACAAAAAAAAGA encodes:
- the guaB gene encoding IMP dehydrogenase codes for the protein MKILQKALTFEDILLLPAYSEVLPKEVSLNSKLTKNIPLNIPFISAAMDTVTEYKTAIAMARLGGIGIIHKNMDVESQVKEIRKVKKSESGIIVDPIFIHADKTLADAKKITDNYKISGVPVVDSQGILIGILTNRDMRFEMDLDKKVGEIMTKAPLITAPVGIDLDQAREIMHKNRIEKLPIVDQNQKLRGLITIKDIQKRIAYPNANKDALGRLRVGAAIGVGQLDRAEGLVKAGVDVLVLDSAHGHSKNVIKTLEDIKKSFDVDVIVGNVVTKKATQDLINAGADAVKVGIGPGSICTTRIVAGVGMPQVSAIDNCVNVAQKYNIPIIADGGIKYSGDVAKALAVGASSVMIGSLLAGTQESPGDFILYQGRQYKSYRGMGSIGAMTKGSSDRYFQEGTAQDKLVPEGIEGRVPYRGKVSDIIHQLSGGLRSCMGYLGSKDIPTLWERAEFVEITTAGLKESHVHDIDITKEAPNYHR
- the gatA gene encoding Asp-tRNA(Asn)/Glu-tRNA(Gln) amidotransferase subunit GatA, with the protein product MITLKDSLKLQPQKLQELKEEILQLAKESQLNAYVGEIHSSTPNGIPILIKDNINVKGWEITCASKILKNYIAPYHASVIERLHAQNFCAFGRANMDEFAMGSTTESSSYGITKNPRDITRVPGGSSGGSAAAVAGGIAIAALGSDTGGSIRQPAAYCGCVGLKPTYGSVSRYGLIAYSSSLDQIGPITQNVEDCAILFDAIKGHDPKDSTSHPAEQKPCFPRLDPKRKMRIAILRDLVEKASNPIKRAYDDTIAMLQKMGHTIIEKTMLQTDYHISTYYIICTAEASSNLARFDGVRYGNRASNPLNLKDLYIQTRTQGFGDEVKNRILLGSFVLSSGYYDAYYLKAQKVRELIKRQYNEILRDCDVIFLPITPFVAPKFGSSKNPLEMYLSDIYTIGVNLAGLPALSLPIAKDAENLPIGMQFIAKAFDEQSLFDIAYGTEQTLNLKF
- a CDS encoding ATP-binding protein — protein: MQNLLEFLHSKNLNQTKVFRLLECDEEEAKILHFMLQKYFSNDKDFEVSCLLKDVFEITKYEDFLPYLSKVKNLLELGWISEEEFKSSSFPTLLEILHAEVALTPAFFKLLEESKNEAEIPEITPYEDHFEYLKDQFCRISLLQKLSHKRLHTLPTSGTKYHLKAIEEKILARLKLTKTPIPAHQIIQENKLNAKEEILFFALLKEEYFSGSENLGDMNTLIDLISHDEYERIKNRMLFDEKSTLIERKIFDYEEMYNSFGGISKTFYLHEDILQKILRPKLLKKPQKISLQNLIKEQQFFEILEPKMPLEEIVMPQATRQTLSTILEQQSPKVAKLLKHWGIKDKQILECKIIFYGPSGTGKTLTALGMAKNLKKQVLILDCSKVLSMYVGESEKNVRKIFDNYKEIAKESKNPPILLLDEADQFLSVRISSRSGAEKMHNQMQNIFLEQIEKFEGILIATTNLLETIDNAFSRRFNHKIEFKLPSENERILLWQKYLPKNAKFLSHSTDSLAKILAKYDLSGGQIALVVKNTAYGVALKKEPLFEIQDFILEIQKELRSSFDREKSMGFVL
- the der gene encoding ribosome biogenesis GTPase Der, with the translated sequence MKKIAILGKPNVGKSSLFNRLARERIAITSDVSGTTCDVNKKTIQLEGHPLQILDTGGIDKNNQYFSSIKKFAFQAAEMADLILYVVDGKLPPDDEDKRLFYALEKIQKKCFLIINKIDNDKEKQCAYDFDNFGAKNSFFISISHNRGISHLISSIIYVLDLKAPQSQEQESIEEFLENTAPHPQEPKDTPSLPKIKIGIIGRVNVGKSSLLNALVGKDRSVVSPIEGTTLDPVDEGIIYKDYQLEFVDTAGLRRRGKIRGLEKFALDRTGKMLEKSDIALLVLDVSTAFVDLDEKISSLVDKYTLGIIIVLNKWDIRIAEYKSIIEELRRKFRFLEYAPIITVSALNKRHIKELKEKILQVYQNFSFRIPTSQLNSTILEATKKHPLPSDHGKIIRIYYATQYDTCPPQISLVMNRPKSLHFSYKRYLVNYLRHCFEFEGTPIIITPRSKKSPTEDEREKECKIS
- the rsmH gene encoding 16S rRNA (cytosine(1402)-N(4))-methyltransferase RsmH — its product is MHTSPHIPVLLHEVLDIFKDIKEGIIIDCTLGFGGHSKALLEQNQSIRIIGIDKDKDARAYATKLLSPFKERFCCVASGFGEQIEPLIAQYGREIKGVLADIGVSSYQLDTPKKGFGFESEVLDMRMDNDAHISAKTILNHYSAFALERVFREYGELRESKKLAQLLSQERTRTDFGDPKTFNAFLKAHFRNPKILPLVYQALRIEVNGELEELERLLLHAQKLKDARLCVITFHSLEDRILKQALKSYTKSCICPLEALKCTCGNHHQKGVLLTKKPIIPSQEEIKRNPRSRSAKMRAFHFG
- a CDS encoding MarR family winged helix-turn-helix transcriptional regulator — encoded protein: MKFHKGKNGMEQSHTQESIAVLENNDIIKKIFAIEKKVRAIIVESLRQFDIGFEQAKLLMILEAHEQKSKEAIHAKRIAEILCKDKTTISRAIQVLEGKGLILCQKGSGDKRAIEISLTKEGKRLVGIVYNVKIHHIQKFHQHFTQEEKENLTRLLSHLLEILE
- a CDS encoding efflux RND transporter periplasmic adaptor subunit codes for the protein MKLVYFFFFLSCVLFTKPIAINTQPIKLGTLEQKENFIGSVLFKEVANIASQSSGAVEEVYFELGQRVKKGERLIRLNDDFLQKDIIIKQAKLTQAQYILENKKKELERYENLLKTKSVALQQYENIQYEVKMQESNILALQTELEISKLDLAQKIIYAPFDGVIVDQKIHQSEWIRAGETICQILNTKDAEVVTDVPSFMVEFLKLGQRVQVKIRQKIYLGKVSAIIPRADRNSRNFPVYISIKTDDTLLEGMSALISLNVNQKNTGFLIPRDSIVQRDGRPGIFVVRDAHAVLVPVEVLSRNRDEVLVKGALKKGERVVSRGQDVLQNGSEVRED